CTGGTACCGGTCGCTGCAGCGACGGGGTTGAACGGACCGCAGAAGCTGGGAGGGAGAGtaggtggagaaggcgggTTGGCAGGGCTGAGCCCGGAGATGAGGCAACAGATAGAGAGGGAGCGAAGAGCTAGAGCTGCGGAAGCGAGATTGAAGTAAAGGCAAGCAGACAGTCGAGTCCCGTCATGAGCACATATAATGCAAGGGTCGTCATGACCGATGACATGCTATGAGTCTATCGGAAACAGACGGCGGTCATCGCTATCGACATGGTGCGGGTCTGGGCCTCTTATCATGCTTTCTCTCTGAGTACAGTATCTCGATTATGCATGGTACACAAACATTTAGACCGACACTCTGCCCTTCCCAGTGCACCTCGTCACTTTCCGCAGGAGATCACTTTGCATTGCAGCGTTTTCCTACATCTAAATGACGCCTTGTTTCTTGAGATCCTCATAGACTCTTCTAGAGTACACGTTcccctcgtcatcttcgaatTCTTcagccttctccatctgcGCCATCTCTTGCCGACCTTCAATCTTGAGCTTATCGGCGACTGGAAGCAAGAGTGGAGTATCAGTGACAAATCAAAGATCGACATAGATGAACAGCGAAGGGCAAGAAAAGAGGACGTCTACGTCATGGGTAGATTGAGGCGGGAAACGATCAACTCACGAGCCAACACGTCGTTGATCTTCGTAAGACCATACCAGTGTTTTCCACCTGCTGGTAAACCGAGAGCACGAAGAGCGAAAGCGTGTTTCGATTCGCTAAAATGCTTATCAAACGCTTTACGACCTATGAGGGCAACCAGTCAGCCTGTTGCATTGAACTAATCGGCCAGAGTCACCCACCTTGATATGAAGCTTGACATAGTTCGCAATCGAAAGTGACACCGAGACCATGCAATTTGTACAACCAGTACGGAATAGGTTTTCCGTCCCAACCCAAAGGTAATTTAAGTGGGTTGTAGATCTttccatcgtcgtcttcttcctcttcctcattACCCAAATCAACAGGTACAGGTGGGGCTTCTTCCTGTTCCACCAACTCggcttctctctcccttgacGTCAGAGCCATACGTCGCTCGACTTCAGATCTCGAGTCGACCAGTAATTGCGGGACGGGGGTGAAGGAAAGGAGTGAGACGATCAGATACGTGAGGCGCGCCGGTGGGAGGAGTTTCGATCGGGATGAGGAGGCTGAGGCGTTGGGTGCAGGGGAATCGTTGGATTTGGATGGGTCAGAAAAAGATTTCCCTTCGgcttctttcttcttgtgTTTGGCAGAGTTGAGGTGTGCTGTGTAGACTGATTCTTTCGAATATGATTTTTGGCCTGACGATGCAAATTAGGATCATACCGTTCGAAACTTGGTTCCAGAAGAAATATCTCACTCACAATATTGACACCAAATACCATCTCCTGTAGGCTGTGCCTTTCCCTTCGAGCTCCCCGCTTCCCAGCCTGAGACTTGTCCAGCTCCCCAAGCCGCCTCAAACttatcctcttcctctttgatCTTCGCATGTATGTTGACCAACGGCAAAGCCCTCTCGAAGAACGATATCAGATAGTTGTATAGTGTTTGCACGTATTCGAGATACGCAGCAGTCGATTTCTCCTTCAAGTCGAGGGTTCGTTCGACCTTGCCATGTTTGAGCATGTCGAGATAAGCGACGTAGGAGAGACGAGTAGCACCTTTGAGATTGAGGTATTGGGAGTGGGGAAGGTATAAGTCGAGATGTTTCCCAAAgttctcttctccgctgAAAACAGAGTCGAGAGCTACGTCACAAAGACAATTCAACTCAGATGCCATCACGAAGCAGAATATGGGATGGTCACTCACGATCAATGATAGTCGGTTGAGCTTCGCCTTCCACTTGAATCGTCTGAACACCATCTCCCTTGAccagctcctccagctcGTGCACAAACTGTCGAGCGTTGATTCCCGGATGTTTTAGATGGAAGTGCTTTATTGAATGATATCTGGAGTAGAACTCTGCGAGGTCATCTTCACCTGGTGCCGGGGCTGAAAGCAAGGCAAGCTCTTTCGGTCGTAATCTTCAGGATGACGCAAGGTCAGCATCACGACAATCGACTGGTAACGTCAAAAGACCTAGCACTTACCCAGGGACATCTTCGTACATCTCCACGAGCTCCTTCCGTAACGTACCAATTCGAGTCAAGAGGTCTGCAGCTTTTCTATCTCTTCGGGTTATATTCCTTTGAGCAGTGGGATTATGCGTGAGGACATCAGCGAGAGCTTGCTCATATCGTTCAATCTCCTCGTGCGTTTGTCGTTGCGTCTCGATGATTGAGTCCATGTTGTAGTCTGATTTGCTGTCGCTGCAGCTGTTTACCAAGGGGTCCGATATGGATATTAGGGAGTGAGACCACTCTTCTTGAGTAGCGAGAATGATTCAAAGAGTATGTTTTGAGAGGGGAGGACATTGACCAagggtggaaagaggaggtgcATGAGGTGCCACATGCCGGTGACATCGGGATTATCTGCCACAGGCCATATTTGATTCCGTTTCACTTGccttcgtcttccactcGGTCCTATCTATCAATATCTGCTATGTCTCTTTCATTTCGACCTCATTCATCCTAAGAATACATCAAAGAATGGCTGGGATCAATACGTACGTTTTTTCTTCTCACTATCGCAACGATGTGCGCAGGGTGATCGTCGCTGACGCAAGACTGGAAAATgtagaggagatgagaagctCGTTTTCGAGTCTTCCGAGGCCGTCTCGGTGGTACGTATTTTCAGACGACGCTGCGCAACCTCAAGGAAACGCAGTGCATCATCGGGGGGTGCAGAGGTGCTCATGTCATGACACTTTTGTTCCTCTCGAATCTAGGCTCCTACCTGTTAGTGGTCCCTCTCGAATTCAGTCAGCCAGGTGGCGAACAGATACTGACCAACATGTCTGCCACAATAGTCGAGGCTCTTAACCTCAAAGAAGATCTTCTCAGAGGTATCTACGCGTACAACTTCGAGAAACCTTCTGCTATCCAACAGCGTGCCATCATCCCCATTATGCGAGGTCGGGATGTTATCGCTCAAGCTCAGTCCGGTACCGGTAAAACTGCAActttctccatctcgatgCTGCAGTCTATCGACACCAACCTCCGAGAGACTCAGGCTTTGGTCCTTTCTCCTACTCGAGAGTTGGCCGTCCAGATCCAGACTGTAGTGTTGGCATTGGGCGACTACATGAACGTGTCTTGTCACGCATGTATCGGTGGAACCAGCGTTGGCGAGGATATCCGAAAGCTTGAAGCCGGTCAACAGGTCGTGTCCGGAACTCCTGGTCGAGTGTTCGACATGATCCGTCGACGAAACCTTCGAACCAAGGACATTAAGGTGAGTCGGGGCTTACTAAGAAATGTGCTGACCTTATCAGATGCTTATCCTTGACGAGTCCGATGAGTTGCTCAACAAGGGTTTCAAGGACCAAATCTATGACATCTACCGATACCTTCCCCCAGCTACTCAAGTCGTTGTCGTTTCCGCTACCCTTCCTCACGATGTCCTTGAGATGACTACAAAGTTTATGACCGACCCCATCAGGATTCTCGTTAAGCGAGATGAATTGACCCTTGAAGGGATCAAGCAGTTCTTTGTGgctgtcgagaaggaggactgGAAGTTCGACACGCTGTGTGATCTGTACGACACGTAAGTGGTCGCAAAATTGCATTAAAAGCTTGTGGGGAGAGGCTGATCTCATGCTCTCTTAGCCTTACTATTACGCAGGCCGTGATTTTCTGTAACACCCGACGCAAGGTCGACTGGTTGACCGAGAAAATGCGAGAGGCGAACTTCACTGTTAGCAGTATGCACGGTGAGATGGTCCAGAAGGAGCGAGACGCAATCATGGCGGAGTTCCGAGGCGGCCAAAGTCGTGTTTTGATCACCACCGATGTCTGGGCCAGAGGTATCGACGTTCAGCAAGTCTCCCTGGTTATCAACTACGATTTGCCCTCTTCTCGTGAAAATTATCTGCACAGAATAGGTCGAAGTGGTCGATTTGGCCGAAAGGGTGGTATGTAGGATCTCGTGGTCTCGTATGCCAAGAGTCACGCTGATTGGGACTCGCAATAGTTGCCATCAACTTCGTCACTGTCGAGGACGTTAGAATTCTGCGGGATATCGAGCAATACTACTCGACTCGTGAGTCCGCTCGGTGTGCTTGACAGCATAGTGACTGACGATATCCACTAGAAATTGACGAAATGCCCATGAACGTCACCGAGCTCACATAAGCGTGATTAGCAAGCGGCGGGAGCAAGTACGGAGTTGCTAGGAGAAAAATTGGATAACTAAAGGTCTTTACTGAAGTGTTCAAAATGCAACATATGTACGACAGACATTCTGCTTCATAGTATACGCAACCCCTTTGGCTTCAACAAATCAGCGAGACGCCAATGGCCGGCATTCGCAAAGATGCGGCTACGCGATCCTGGTGCTCCCTTCTGGATTTTTGATTGTCCAGATGCCTTCTCATGGTCTTCTGATAGTTTTGTTTGTTCCAAATCGAAGTCGCTGATCAAGAGATAGACAGCTCGGAATTTACACATCAAGCGTTCCAAAGGGTCAAAGGAAGCTTCATTGCATGTTTGCAGCCTTTTCCCCATCCAATGGCAATCGGAGAGACCTCACAGACCTTTCCTCAGACTTTGCATGGCTTGACGATCTCCTCATAACCAGGGACTTGATATTCGTCAGATTCCATCGAGCCTAGTCTGATGATCGACGAACCTTGGAGACATATCAAAGATCCCTCCGACTTGTTGGAAGACAATAATCCACTTGCGGGACCCAGTCTTCTGCCATATGAACACGTAGGACCTGACTTTGATCATACTGAAGATGATCTTGCGGAGCCTTCCACCAACCTAGTCAAGTCATTGCATCAAGCTTACAGTCTAGCGACTTCCAAGAGCTTACTACCGCTCACGAAACGAATCACTATATCGAAAGTTTCTCGGCGGCTCGTTCGACGTGTAAGTCATTCTCAAGCCATCGATCGGACAGGATGTGCCCAATTGGGCCAATACCTACGCCTTCGAGAGTCAGTCCGATCTGGACGATGTGGCGCGAATCAAGGATGCAGACTACCTTGATCACGCGGACTATCCTGACTGCCCGTCATCTCGACCCGTAATGAGCGTGGCTTGCGACAGAGTGGCAGTGAGAGGATTGACAGTTTTGTTATTGAACAGCAGAGCGGAGAGGCTCCCAGCAATTGCTACAGTATGATCATGTGGCACATGTTTCGAATTCTCCACTCTATGTCACATACAGTACACTGTATGTTGCCCCTAACATTGAGATGCAATTGTGCTCATGGCACCAACTGGGGGGATCGTAGACGCCTGTCCATGTTCACCAAATTGCCTGGGGTGTTTGTCAGACTCCTTTCTGTATTGTGTGACGTACAGTGAAGCAGATACCTTCGAGCATAGACCCCTGGGAGTAGGCTCGACACCCTGTCACTCGATGTGAAACTTCCTTTGGCCTCGACAGACCTTCCTTGAAGCTGGAGTCGGACAGCGAGAACGGATAGAAGGGCACACAGACTCCAGATGACCACTGCATATATTCATGAGGCAGTCCGCTGTATTTTTTTCATCGAGATCTTGTTCAACGTCATCCTTATCCATCATACTACATACTTCCTGTACACATGGTTACGGCCCGTACTCGGAAATAATCACCATATCATCTTTGCGCTGTGAGTAAGACAATGTCGTTTTTGTCGTGCACCAGTTCCATCCGCTCGTCATTGACCGATAGCCCAGATCCAGAAAGCATGAGCGGCACGACCCATCGAGCGTGGTCGAATGGTGTTCCCATCACCGTGGAGGTTCAGGCTGCCCTGCAAAGAAAGTGTGAAACTTGTTCTCAACGAAGCCTTGTCTGCACGGTTGCCAGAGACTCGGTGTAAGTCTTTTGTTTTGCTCCTTTGTCTCTTCCTTGGCCTGAGCAGGTTTGAGCACGGTCACAGTACTCATACCCCATACCAATTTACAGGACCGGTGAATGTGGTCGGTGCATTAGATACAACCAAGAACGGAGAGGCTTCCCCAAGCGGGAATGCTCATTCATGTGAGCGTTTACATCCTGTACAACGATTTGGTCCTTGGCTAATGTAGGATTTCATTCGCGTTGGTTTCCTTTTTCGGGAGGGTACATATGCTGAATATCTATCTACGGCCGTACAAGAGCTCCAGAGCAAGCcccatcgtcatcagcACAGACCGACCAAGGCGCTCAGCATCCCGACCAGGCGTCGTGCTATACCACTGAGGGATCCTTGGCAGATCCAGCAGAAAGCTCGAGCAGCGACCCGATGTCTGCCTACAACGATCACCAGACTGGGCAGACTTCCTTCGGGTCGACGCCTGATCCCACCGCTGACTTTCCTTTGGATCCGGCTCTGATGGACCTCAGTGTTCCGGCAAGCTTCTTTCCACCATACCATTCGATGTTGGTTTTCTACGACGATCACCAGACTGGGCAGACTTCCTCCGGGTCTAGGCCTGATCCCACCGCTGATTTCCCTCTTGATCCGGCTCTGATGGATCTCAGTATCCCCACAGAATTATTTTCGCCAGATCACGGAGTGTCCAGCAACCCATATCAGGTCGATGATCCCTTTCAGTATGATGTTCCTCAATCGTACCAAGGCAGCATCCTTCAAATCTCCTTTCCAGGAAGCTTCGATCAGGAGGAAGCTGACGAAATTGGCCGTTTCGTCCAGCAGGATTTCCCCCATCCGGCGACTTGGAAAGACAAAGACTGCTGACCGAGTTCAAAACTTTTGATGATTGCTCTTGACGAATCGTCTAGGTGATATCGCCGTCACGACTTGGTAATATTTCGCATCTCATTCGTCTAGATATGCATTTCAGACTTTCTACAATTCTGGAATGGTCCAGGTCCTCAATGTGCTGATCAACTTCGTGTTGCTTTCTGACCAAGCAACTCCGCTGACTCCTCCGGGATGAGCGTTCTGTGAAGGAACAATGTGATCAGCTATTCCAATTCGCGACTTATGACCTGTGAGATAACTTACACAACTCATTACTCACCCTGATAGGAATGTTCTTCAATTGCCTCTCAGTATCCCAGATATAGATAACTCATTCTCGTCCAATCCACCTGAAGCTAATCTCTCCCCAATCTTCGCTCAAGCGAGATTGACCACTTGAGTTCGCTTCTGCGTGTGACATGGAATGAAGCCTGACGATATCCACTAGAAATTGACGAAATGCCTATGCACGTCACCGAGCTCACATAAGCGGATCAGCTAGCGGTGGGAGCAGGTACGGAGTGTAAGGAGAACACAACTGGAGGAATCGTTGACATCCGTAAGTCTTACAACGTTGCCAGGTCATGTTCGTCAGATACCTTTATGCATACCCTGACACACGGCGAGGCAGACACCTTTGAGGTTGGACCCCTAGCAGTAGGCTCGACATCTCGCCACGAGACGTAAACTGTATTGGGCTTCACATAGCTTCTATAAGCGTTGGAGTCGGACTGCGAAAACAGGTAGAAGGCCACATATGTATCATATAAATGAGGCAGTTCACAGTATTTTTCTCAGCGGTATCTTGTTCAACACCATTCCCAAACTTCAGACTACATATTTGCCTGACGCAAACAGATCATACTCAGCATTTTCACCCCGACcttgaaggtgagtcagatgATAAAGTACATTAGTGTCGCACGAATCTGAACTATGTGTCATTGACTGCAGCAAAGACCCAGAAAGTTTCAGCAGCAGAAAAAGTCAAGCAGAGATGGACCACAGTCCGTATATAATCCCTGTAGACGGAAACGCTGTGACCGTAAACATCTCGACCATCAAGACAGCAAAGTGTAACAGCTGCTCTGCCAGACGCTTGGCTTGCACCGTCTCAAGTAGCTCAGTGTAAGTCCATTTTTTCTGTTCTTGTCCAACAAGATTCTAACAACGTGAATCGGTTTGTTTTACGTGTGTCTATTGTATACAGGGATGGTCAGTGTGAGCAGTGCATCGTTCGCAATATGACCTGGGACGTGATCCGCCCATTGTGTGCTCATTCGGGTGAGTCGTCACATCCAACAGCTTGGTCTCCTCTTTCGGGTGGATTTGAATAGCGCTTCGAGTGGTATTATATCGGCTGTATGCTGAGATTTCATCCACAGTCACAAAAGAGCTCGACAGCAGACCGAATCGTCGTCAGCGCAAATCGCGCAGGCGCACCCAGACCAGGTGTCGTACGACACCACTGAGAGATCCTCCGCAGCTCCAGGAGATAGCCCCAGCAGCAATCTGATGCCTACTTGCGGAGATCACCAGACCGGGCAGACTTTCTCCGGGTCCAGTCCTGATCCCACCGCGGACTTTGTTCTTGATCCGGCTAAAATGGATCTTACTGTAGTATTCCGCCAGACTTCTTTCCAGACTATCTCAACCTTCACGAAAGCCACTTCCAACCGAATGCACACACGGCCTCATGCGGCGCTTTCCACAGCGATCCCTATCAATCAAACAGTGCATCTTATCTTCATCAAGGCGGCGAGTACCAGAACTCTACACTCAATGATTTCAACCCACCAGGTGGTGCTGGTGGACAAGGGTACACTTCGCAGCTTGAGGATTACACGACCCCACTTGGCGCTTTCCAGAGCGATCCCTACCAGTATAGCGGTGCCTCCGATCCTTACCGAGGCAGCGGGTATCAGAGCCACACACTGAGTGGATTTGACCCAGCAGGTGGTGCTGACGAGCAAGGGTATCCTTCTCAACACAATGATCCGGCAGCCTCAGTGGGCGCTTTTCAGAGCGATTCCAATCAATATGGTTCTTCTGACTCGTACCATGGAAGTAGCCACCACCACGGCTAGGCAGGAATGATCGTGTTATCGAGCGTGATTTTCCGAACACCAGAAGTTCAGAATAGATCCCATTCCGCCATCTGCCTTCATAAGACCTCAGATTACTTCCCTTTCACCATCTGTGCATATAGTAACGCCATGATGCATCGATACTGTAGATACCAGATGACGTCAACACACTTCGCACCTTGCTTGTCTACTTTTGTATTTGTACTATCTACAGCTCTGGAATGGTCCAGGTCCTCACAATACCATCCGCACCTGTGCTGACCAGCTTCGTGTTTCCTTCCAACCAAGCTACTCCGCTAACTCCTCCAGGATGAGCGTTCTGTGAATGAGAAGACCATCAGCGGCAATGTCCCGCTACTTGTGATTGCCGAGAAGCACATttcatcactcaccctgaTAGGAATGTTCTTCAATTGCTTCTCTGTATCCCAGATATAGATATTCTCGTCCAATCCTCCTGAAGCTAATCTCTTCCCACTCTTCGCCCAAGCGAGACTAACTACTCGTCCGGTGTGGAAAGTCCATTTACTCGATACCGCCGTCTCCTCTTTTTCAACGTCAATCAAGATGATTCTGCCCGTCGCATCTCCCGCTGCGAGATATCTCCCATCTGGTGAGAAGGCAAGGGAAAGGACTTCACCCCGATTGTCTTCGAATGTCGCAAGTGTAGTTTGAGGAGAAGTAGAAGCGAGCGTCACAACTTTGCCGGAAGAGTAGGCCAAGGTGTCTGAGTTAGGTCCATGGTGCACTGCGACAGCTGTTGTGGGTGTGGGAACAATGACTGAGGAGGAACCTGATTGAAGGACTTCGAGGCCAGATGTTGTGGCAACGTAGACTGCGTCGGAAGTAGCGGCAATACCAGACGGCTGAGCCTTAGtagggagagaagaggagctgAACAAATACGGGACATGAGTCCCGCTATTTTAGATATCGTACGAATGGGACTCACGCGAAGCTCTCGCCCTCGATAGCGGTAACCTTATCATCCCATCCAGCACTCCATACCTTGCCCTTCCCGTCAGCGCTCAATCCAACAACCCTGGCACTGTGTCCAGTCCCCTTGACATCTTCGCATTGACCCTCTTTCTCGCCGAAACCCTCACCGATGTCGAACCTCTTCATTGTACCGTCGAACGAACCAGCATAGAACGTAGCGccctttccatcctccGAAGGAGAAATCGCGGAGGCTGTGATCGCCTTGGTCGGTCCCTGAAGGGTTCGCCATTTGGTCGACGACGATTCCCGAGTGTCGAACACGTTGAGTGTACCTGAGAGTGAGATGGACACGAGAGTGTCGGGGTTTGCGTACACGATACCATTCTGTTGCGAGGAGATGTCGGAGCCGACACTGTACGACTGGATGGATTTGAAAGAAGAGGCATCCCCTGGAAAAGCGTTTTGCCGGTCagatgatgcagatgaCATTAGGACCGGACTTACAGATGGAAACCACGCCATCTGCCCCAGCTGTAGCAATCTTGCTGGAATCAGGAGCCCAAGAACATGCCATCTGTTGTGATGTTTCATCAACAATGAGTCGCATTGTGGAAATTCTCCGAGACTTACAAGACTGCTAGTCGCTTCCCGATCCACTTGGCCCTTGACCTCTCCCGTTTTTCCCTCATAGAAGAACACCTTTCCATCACTTGCGACCGAGGCGAAGAGATCCCCATTAGGCGAGAACGCCACATCGCGGACGAAACGAGTGTGGGTGTTGATCATCTTGTCGTACTTGAAGGGAACGGCAGTATGGAAGATGACTGAATTGTCATCCGAGCCAGAGATGGCACGGAAAGGTCTTTGATGTCGAATCGAAAGAGCAGTGATGGGCTGTGGTTGCACGTCAGACTTAATTTATTGAAACCAAGTCGGTCAATTTACTTTGGCATGACCCGCGATCTCACCACAAGATGATCCGGAATCCATAAAGAATGCAGCGCCAAACCTACATCAAACTTGTTAGCCAAATCATGACGATGCGCATATCGTCTCTATGTTCCATACGTACTTATCCTTGccctctccaccaacgATGATCCGCTTACTTTCCCCATCCCAAGCCAGATCGTTGATCTTACCGCTCAAAGGACGAGTAGCGAGCTTTAGACTGTTTTCGGTCTGCGTGACGTCCCATATTCGGACTGCATGTGGCATCTGCGATCAGTACGAGTCGAACGGTGACCAAAATGATTGACAAAGAGCTCACCATTGCCAGCGACGTCGGCGGACGCAGCGTAGAATCCAGAGGGTGAGAATCGCGCGACCGTAGTTGTTTGGGTATGTTCTGAGCAGAAACATGCGGTTAGCGTCAAACACGGCGTCCGGAACATTGCGTGAGCTCACGAGTGTACGCATGAGATAGGCCGATGTGCTTCATTCGGGCGTCAAGTCCTATCAGTCAACACACGTCTCTCTGCAAATCAGGTCGACTTACGTTCAGGTGGCGTATCTGAGCACATCACCACATCAGCTCCTGTCCTGGCACTAAGCACTTTGTTAGAGGAGATGGGCTCACGATGACCGCTCGTCCATTTGTGTAGATCAGCTTCTCGCCCTTCGGGTCAACGCCTAGTTTAGTCGACTCAGACCTCGCTGTAGCGGGGTTACAAGGGTAGATGGAACCTTGATAACCTATTGTGAGCTGGAAACACCCATGGTTCAGCAGCAAAATTTGGGTCTCACCTGCTTTGTACGCCATGATGACGGTTGTATAAGCGTGGAAGAGGCAAGAGAGATGATAGCTGACCATGTATGGCTGTGTTATCTATCTGTCAACCCATCTCAATCGTCATCTCACCGTGCGGGGGCGCGTTCGAGGGTGGAGATCACGTGATGCATCTTCGGATCAGTCGGTGGTGGTTGTTTCAACTTTCGGCCGTTGTGTCTGAGTGACAAGCACAGCACCGTCCATCGCAACGGAGGCAAACACAGCTTTCATATCGAATAACGGGGGAGACATCGAGACATCGCTTGACATGACGGGGGAGACTGGCAGGAAGAGGCTCTCGCGAGATCAGTCGACAAATTGATTTCTAGAACATCGAGACGCCATGGT
This genomic interval from Kwoniella newhampshirensis strain CBS 13917 chromosome 4, whole genome shotgun sequence contains the following:
- a CDS encoding ATP-dependent RNA helicase FAL1, with the translated sequence MSATIVEALNLKEDLLRGIYAYNFEKPSAIQQRAIIPIMRGRDVIAQAQSGTGKTATFSISMLQSIDTNLRETQALVLSPTRELAVQIQTVVLALGDYMNVSCHACIGGTSVGEDIRKLEAGQQVVSGTPGRVFDMIRRRNLRTKDIKSDELLNKGFKDQIYDIYRYLPPATQVVVVSATLPHDVLEMTTKFMTDPIRILVKRDELTLEGIKQFFVAVEKEDWKFDTLCDLYDTLTITQAVIFCNTRRKVDWLTEKMREANFTVSSMHGEMVQKERDAIMAEFRGGQSRVLITTDVWARGIDVQQVSLVINYDLPSSRENYLHRIGRSGRFGRKGVAINFVTVEDVRILRDIEQYYSTQIDEMPMNVTELT